One Natrinema halophilum genomic window carries:
- the mobA gene encoding molybdenum cofactor guanylyltransferase codes for MASETGRDDRTGLILAGGHSTRFGDEDKALADLAGTPMIRRVFRRLEPVVDDIVVNCRMEQVPAIRTALADGPNASFAVDPIPDRGPVAGILTGLREATTAYAAVVGCDMPFIDTALVDHLFERASGHDAAVPRLDDRWFQTTQAVYQAKPMAEACERALERDERRIVEPLFELDYVVVDENEVRSHASLETFENVNTREELEAAATRLEAE; via the coding sequence ATGGCTTCCGAAACTGGCCGAGACGATCGTACGGGCCTGATTCTCGCAGGCGGTCATTCGACCCGTTTCGGCGATGAGGACAAGGCCCTTGCCGACCTCGCCGGAACGCCGATGATCCGCCGCGTTTTCCGCCGTCTCGAGCCGGTCGTCGACGATATCGTCGTCAATTGTCGGATGGAGCAGGTGCCGGCGATTCGCACAGCGCTTGCGGACGGGCCGAACGCGTCATTCGCCGTCGATCCCATCCCCGACCGCGGGCCGGTGGCGGGAATCCTGACGGGTCTTCGTGAAGCCACAACTGCATACGCCGCGGTCGTCGGGTGCGACATGCCCTTCATCGATACAGCGCTCGTCGACCACCTCTTCGAGCGGGCGAGCGGCCACGATGCCGCAGTACCACGGCTCGACGATCGGTGGTTCCAGACGACACAGGCCGTGTACCAGGCTAAGCCGATGGCTGAAGCCTGCGAGCGCGCCCTGGAGCGCGACGAGCGACGAATTGTCGAACCGCTGTTCGAACTCGATTACGTCGTCGTCGATGAAAACGAGGTTCGATCACACGCCAGCCTCGAGACATTCGAGAACGTCAACACCCGTGAGGAACTGGAGGCGGCCGCGACCCGTCTGGAAGCCGAGTAA
- the yqeC gene encoding selenium cofactor biosynthesis protein YqeC: MDVIEALRAETGVVAVVGAGGKKTTLYALAEKAAREEDRRVVVTATVRIPPFDRNVTRVHVTADPIPAIKRTSDWPVGVVPGRDGEERYGGYDPGDVDRIASAEVADLVLVKADGARTREFKAPGTDEPQLPRRVDTVIPIASVRAVGKPLSSEYVHRPEHVSAITGRKRGDPVQAIDVARVLASERGGLTDVPDDATVVPLLNKVDDEDSRSDAEEIAAGLLERTPAVERVVLARMVADDPVVDVIEA; the protein is encoded by the coding sequence ATGGACGTCATCGAAGCGCTCCGTGCCGAGACTGGCGTCGTGGCCGTCGTCGGTGCGGGCGGGAAGAAGACGACGCTCTACGCGCTTGCCGAAAAAGCCGCCCGCGAGGAAGACCGACGAGTGGTCGTGACTGCGACGGTCCGGATTCCGCCTTTCGACCGGAACGTGACACGAGTTCACGTGACTGCCGATCCGATCCCGGCCATCAAGCGGACGAGCGATTGGCCCGTCGGGGTCGTTCCGGGACGGGACGGAGAAGAGCGATACGGCGGATACGACCCCGGTGACGTCGATCGAATCGCATCGGCAGAAGTCGCCGACCTCGTACTCGTCAAGGCAGATGGTGCCCGGACGAGGGAGTTCAAAGCCCCGGGTACGGACGAACCGCAACTTCCCCGCCGCGTCGATACCGTGATTCCGATCGCGAGCGTTCGGGCCGTCGGGAAACCGCTCTCGAGCGAATACGTTCATCGTCCCGAACACGTGTCGGCGATCACCGGACGCAAACGCGGCGACCCCGTTCAGGCCATCGACGTGGCTCGCGTTCTCGCAAGCGAGCGCGGCGGACTGACGGACGTCCCCGACGACGCGACGGTTGTCCCGCTGCTCAACAAAGTCGACGATGAAGATTCCCGGTCCGACGCCGAGGAAATCGCGGCGGGGCTCCTCGAGCGAACGCCGGCCGTCGAGCGCGTCGTGTTGGCCCGGATGGTCGCCGACGATCCGGTTGTCGACGTCATCGAAGCGTAG